Part of the Ursus arctos isolate Adak ecotype North America unplaced genomic scaffold, UrsArc2.0 scaffold_4, whole genome shotgun sequence genome, AGCcctgtaaaaattaataaagtcagTACCAAGTCAATAAACATACCAAGTCATATGGATCTGGTTTGCATCTTAGCTGTGGGACTTTGCAAAAGTTGATCTGTGAGAGCCACTGCTCTCCTCAGCTTCAGGGTTAAAGGTTGTTGAAGAGGAAGCAGAATTGCCTGGTCAATGTTAGTTCTTCTCTGCGTGACCACCATTTGTAGTATTGTTTTCCTGGGAAAATACAAAGAGAGTTTACAAAACAGCTAACAGTGAGGACACATCTTGTCAGACTCTCCTTAAAAAACTGCTAAGGTGTGTTTATAGCGTACGGTAGATTGAACAAGGAGTCAGTTCACTGCAGAGGAAGGCAGGACAGCCTCATTTGAGTCAGCTGTGGACCTTTCGGCtgcttcttttatttacttaacaaaCTGGTATTGAGTGCagacatttaatatataaatttaaaaatctggtgGACAAGAAGTGGGGTTAGCATGGCAGGGGAAGTGATGATACCAAAAAGAACCCCAAGTCCTGTCATCAAGAAATTCCTGCAGAGGACACTGCTTTCTGATTATACTGCCCATAATTAACATCTCAGGTAAAAATCACTTGCAGGATATAGACTGTAGTCACGTTCTCTGATTATTACTTGAGTTTGCTGCCACTGCTTTCTTTGAACCTTAGGTCTCAGATGACCGGAATGAAGGATTTTCATTAACAAAtgtgaaaaaattataaagtatgtTACTTTTGGTGATAGAGATGACTATTGTATTTCTCTTCCAAGCCAAGTTTAACACGGAATTTATTTTCCCTCTGAATCTAGCCTTTAGTTATTTCCATTGACGCTTGTAACAGTGGCTCAGAAAACTCAGTGGAATTAGGAAGGGGTCTTTGCTCTTAGTCTCAGAAGACTAGTTGAAAGGTCTTATTAACCCGGGCACATACATCTCAAGAGGTTTATTTTACGACTTTGTACTAAGACAAAAAAtgttgtctttgttgttgttgttagattcCACAGGTAGATTATCACAAGCCTTTTTTGAGGAGTAGGGGTGGCGGTATTTACCTGATTCTATACATTTGACTGACACACTGCAAACTCTGAGACAGCCGAAGAAGAGGAGTATTTGGAGTCCACTCATCTGTGTCCTTGTCCAGTCTAACTCAGTCCCTCTCTTTTGTAGGGCTCTATTGCTTATGTGGGGTCTTggctttcctatttatttattacatttttattgtgaACTTGTTTTTATTGGGCTATGAGGGATGGGTTGGGAAATGTCATGTGCGTTATGCCCTACCGGGTAAATGTCCATTCTAATCTTCCTGGGGTAACTTctggagctttttctttttcttggagctGCTGGTGTTGCTGCCAGCAGCCTCTTCAGGTTCACTGGTGAGTGGCTCCTGGTTTTCCATTCAGAATGAAAGTGTGTGACCATATTCCAGGATCCCAttgatctctttcttttcttttctttttttaagattttatttattattttttaaattattttttttgagagagagtgcgtgggTTGAGtgacagaggtgggggagggggaatctcaagcaggacggagggaaaggaagaagcaggcttcccaccgagcagagagcctgatgcagtgctcagtcccaggactctggaatcatgacctgagccgaagacagacccttaactgactgagccacccaggtgcaccaccCCTCCcaagattttctttatctttacacccaacatggggttcaaacttacaaccccaagatcaagagtcctatgctctactgacttgagccagccaggcaccctctgaTGTCCTGTTTTCTTAATCTGTGATTTGAATAATTGTAGGTTTCCTGATAAtactgtgtttttattctttttttggatCCTACAGAAAGTACCATGGTGTAACCAGAGCTCCTTTAATGAGACAGAgggtttgcttatttgtttttttccctgtcttATTTTGGTTGTCtttcagattattttatattctggagACAAAATTTATGATGACTACTATCAAGATCTGAAAGGACGAGTACATTTTACAAGTAGTGATCTCAAATCTGGTGATGCATCAATAAATGTAACAAATTTACGTTTGTCGGATATTGGCACATACCAGTGCAAAGTGAAAAAAGCTCCTGGTGTTGGAAATAAGAAGATTCAGCTGACAGTTCTTGGTAAATTGTTTGTATTAATGTTACTTATTACCAGAGTAATAACAACAGAGTTCTGTAGTAGCAGCATTTGAAGTAATTCTAATGTCCTCAgataacataaaacataaaactagcACACTTTCttggattaaaaatataagaagtgACTGACTTCTCTGTGAAATTCATAAAAGAGTTTAAAGGCAAATGAAAGAGTTTTGTTATATGAAAAAAGAGCCCTAAGCCAGGCATTAGGAGATCTAGGTTTTTTGGTATTATTCTCCGGTTTGCCTTGTGAATGAAATAGAATCTCTTCATTTCCTGGGTGGGCCTCGGCCTACCTTTTTGAAacataaaaagatttaattatccTTAAATCTGTGTCCTACCCCATTCAGTTCGAAGTGTTTGTTATGGGCACTTTAAGGTTTTTTCCAACTACATAACTTTAATAAATGAGATTTCTATGATGACTAATGGAGTATTTAGAACAGAGAAGATGTAATATAGTAGATTCTTAAGGGGATAAGGCTACTAGACATCAGATAATCATTTAACCTACCTGAGCATCACTGTTTTTCATCCTTAAAGTAAAGGGATTAGACAGATAATCATTAGGATGTCTTGTTGCTCTCTGACAGTTAAGAAGGAGATCAGTAGACTGTCTGTGGTTGTGCACAAGCACTCTTGACTCCTTCAAACTGAGAAACTGAAAGGTTATTGttcataaatatatttctgaaatcTTACCATGATAGACTTTACCCAGAAGTACACTGGCTGCCATGTAGAAAAACACAATGTCTAGCTATGTTTTATGACAGGAAATTCCTGTTTTGTGACGTAAGGTGTCCTGTTTTGGGTTACACTTGGAGACCCACTCTGTGTAGGAAATTTGGATTGCTAGAACTGCCTGGTATACGCCTGGAAATAACTAATCAAGGCAGTTCTCTCCCCACATGAACTCTACCTCATTCCTTTTGTTGTAGAGAACtgattgttgggggggggggggatggaaaaAGTTACAGGTGTTGGATTCCAGATTCATTTAAAACATCACTCTTTTCTAAAGAATGAATATCAGAGCAGGTAGAGACTAGGAGCAAGAACATGGATTTTTGTGCACTCCAGTGGCAACCTCAGGGGTTGTCTTGGTTGGTAAGACTGCCTTCCACTGGCAGCATTGTTGAGTGCTCACACAAGGGAGTCCTGGTAAAAGGCACTTCATCCTAAATGGCCCTAGTTCAAAATGTTTCCTATGGTATAAAAGCCGGTGAACCTGAACAGGGGACCAGAGAGGGAATATGGTAACGTTGGGAATTCCAGCTTTCTATGTCTACGTTTAGTAAACATGGAGTTACCTTTGTTTTTCGTAATTGTGAGAGCAGATAAAACTTTAATAGCTTGTCTGAACTCTTATCCCAGGCTCAGGCATACCTGGGATTATAACTCTCATTGTGTATCTTCTTTTAACACACTCTCCAGGAAGCACTGAGTTAAGATAGAGATGGAATTTTAACTGGTCCATAATGTACCAGACTATACCTGTTATCAGAATTATTTGTTGTGGACCCTTAGGTACACTAGGAAGAATGCAGTTGGCACACATTTCCAGAAATGGTGTGAACAAGCACAAAATGTGTGGGCATGTACATGTTCCCAGGGGACCAGGTCCTGACCAAAGGGATCACTACAGCACAAGGCAGCTCATATCCCAGAAGGAACCTGAGTCTGTAATAATGGTTGGCACATAATGTGACAGCAGCCGTGACTGGCATGCAGGAGAAATGTCCCGTTTTCATTAAACCTCACAACCCAGCATCTCATACCTCGGGATGGATAAGTGAGAAGCACTGACACGTAACTCCTTTTGTTACCTCTGTAAGGGATCACCTTCGCCTCATAAGCTGTGAATCCagaccagggagggaggaggggttaAGTGGAGGgtaagaggagaaagggaagtgatTGCTGAGGGGCAGCGGGGATGAGTAATAACACTTTGATTTGAGAGGCCATGTCAGAGCTGGAGGAGAATTTCCTGTAGTGCTCTTTTCCATGTTTTCAGATGAGTCATGGCTGCTGCTGGGAGAAACTACCAGAATTTTCTCTTGAAAGTGACTGTTGGAAGGAAGCTTCTCTGTTAGCTTTACCTGAAAAATCTGCTTGGATAGTCCAgaggaaagataaaatgaagtgcCCTCTAGGGACCAGACTGAGTGTTGTTCCAGTGGAGCTCAGTTCCCTTGGAGGCCCTGCCTAATACCTTCATTCGCTTATGGGATATCTGGAGGAGATGCCACCATGGTGTTCACAGTAACGACGTTTATTCAGTGAACCCTGTGTGCTGTGTGGACATGAACTGGGATTACTGTTGGTTGTCTGGGTGTGAGGGGTGAAGTGTTACTATAGCTTGCCCCATTGCTGGAGCCTGCCCTTCTCTTTCAGATTTGCCAAAAGTTCATGTGGACGCAGCTCAAAAACAAAGGGAATTGATTGAGCACATCACTAGCACCTTCTGCCCCTGGACTTCTGAAAGGGCATATTATCGAGACTTTTTGATATAAACAGACTGGGTTGTCTTGAAGAGTAGAACAGCAGTTAATCGTTTCCTGGTTGTATACAGCGCAATCGCACGTGGGTAGCTTGGTGAACGCTGGCCCTGAGGGAATTGTTAAGGTGTTGGTAAAGGgcagggcatttttttttccattttttattttgaaatagtttcaaaataaaaaagtttccCTATTAGAACATGACTATTTTCCTCtccataagtaaaaaaaaaaaaaatctatctatctgtctgtctatctatctatcttgggACCCACtttgagactatgcaaatatcttctcaaacTTTTGCCCATTGATTTCTTTGCATGATTTCGCCTGGAGTCAGGGTATTTTTTTGTTGCTCCATAACTTAACCCATTTATTACAGGCTAGCAGTGTTTCAAATGGTGGAGGCTTCTACTGGCTTTCAGTTCTTTCAGTCTTCCGATGGCCAACTTTACTGTGATGGTCCAGGCACCCTTGGCTACCAATTTCATGCAGGAACCACAATGCCAGATCCCCACAGCTCATCTTTTCATCTTGGTTTTGCCACAGTACAACAGGTGTACTTGGCATGCTGGCTTCTTTCAGGCTTCTTCACCATTTTCCTGAGGGAGGCACCATGACAGTTCCCATACTTAGCAACGATTCCGACCTTCTTGATGCATTTAGCCATGTCTCCCCAAACTAGGTCTGAGCCTAGAGAGCAGGGTATTTTCAACCAAGCAAAAATAGCATTCCTAGATGGATGATGTGATGATAAAGGTATATTCTGTCTCATAGAGGAATTCAGAGTGTTTCTCCCATAGACTGATAGAGGCCATTAGCGTGGAGGGGTGATGATGGAGTCTGTGTATGGAGTACAGCATTACTACACTGGCGGGATGCTGTCCAAGTATAAGTTGATGGACATCCACCTTGTCTTGAGAAGGACTGACCGTGCTAATGATCATGGAAGCAAGTGTTTTGAGGACAATGACCGGGTATCCTGGAACCCCAGGCCAAAGAAACATTAGAAGACAAGACTTTCATCTGTCTTCTTTTATAGTTTATATCTTTCTTTCAATTTAGGCAAGTGCCATGAATTAAGAGTTATCTTCCCTGTGGGTATAATGGTTGGGGTTGGCATTGGAGAGACTTGCACTTTCTCCTCCCATTGGAAGGCAAGTGGGCCCCTCCAGAGTGACACCCAGAAGCCAGTGTTGGTAACATCTTGTTCTCTTGTAAATGGCGTGTGTATCTtaagcttggggggggggggggggcttgaatTTCCTCAGGAACCACTTTAAATAACTGTCCATTATTGGATATGTTTGGTTTATGGGCAAgggatatttttaagaaaagatgatGGTTAGGGTTAGGACACTGTATTACCAATAGATTTTTGGTGTATGAAGCATTGCTTTAATATCTCACAATATCTCCTAATTTATGTAATGAAGGATTTATTTGGTAGTTTGAAGAAATGGAGAATAAAGCTCATTTCGTTGAAGATTCACAGGATGAAATACTTTGCAAAAccaatttaaaagtttttaatagcTGTAGTCCCCAGGGCAACTGatcaatctgaaaaagaaacacatttgctTAGGAGAATCATCAGTGCAATAAAATGCATGTGTTCATCCTCTTTAAAAGGTACAGGCAGTAAGGGAGTGGAGAAATAAGatcaaatttaaatattatcaAGAAATGTGTGAAGAAGTGAGATCATGATTGACAACCTTTGTTAAAGATGCTCCCCAGTAATTCTCTTGGTCAACCTAGGAAAACAGTTTGAACGACTCTTACTGAGTTAAACATGCACTTACCAAATAGGATCCAGGAATtaccaagagaaaggaaaacatgtatCAGTATTTATATGGTGTTGAAGCAGCATTTGTAGTAGCACAAAACTGTAAAGTCCATTAACATTCTTGCAGCAGTGAAAGAATAAAAGCCCATCCAggactgaaagaataaaaattagctcagagtgaaaaagaagaaagcagttCTGCTATTTATCAGACTGGGAAGACATGTGGTAACAACCAGCTGTTCGTAGGGAGCACTGTTCCTCCCAGGGTCGTGGAGCAGGAGTAAACTAGAGACGACTGTTGCTTCCCCAGTGATGACCCCATTTTGCACTACTCATCTTTTCTTGCGGTACTCCGTTGCTGAATGGCCCTCATCTCCAGTTTAATCCCTGCTTCTCCTAATCCTGCCTCAGAAACAGCATCTGATGTAGAACGGGGCCCACGCTGCTCTTTGACTATACTCAGAATCCTTCAGAATCCCTCCTCTGATGGTGACAGACTACACACCTGTTCCTGTTGAGTTTAGCTGATTTTTAACACTAGCCCCGAAACTGGAAACCGTGTTCATCAGTGGATGAACGGCTGAGCAAATTTATGTTCTCGTCCCTCAATAGGATGCAGCTCAGCATTATACAGTGAGCTGCTGATCTATTCAACTGCATGGACCAGTCTCAGAAGCCTTAAAGTGAATAAAAGGAgcaagaccagaaaaaaaaaagtaaatgggtattattccatttatatgactcTAGAAGCAGCAGAACAAATCTATAGTGTGATAGAAATTTGATCAGTGGCTGCCTGGGACAAGGGTTATGGCATCAGATCTCAACGTGAGGGAAATTGCTTGGGAGAGGATGGGAGCCATGCTTAACACATTTGTTAAAAGTGATCATCCCACAAGATTCAGTTGTGTTGATTTTATTATATGCACATTGTGCCTTTATAAAGTTCAGCAGAAGAGTATGAAATGCCAATTCCAGTATTTGGAGTGGGTTACAAGGAATGGGCTTAGCAGCTGCTCTGAACAGTTACCTAGAGAGACCTGGAGTATAACCTCAGGTTTACCTTTTTATAACACTGCTTCCTGGATGATTTGGGGTAATGTACATGCAGAGTGTTAATTGGTCCTGTTATcagcattatttattataaatcccTCCGAATGGTGAGATAGCAGCGCTCAGAGGGATAGGACACGGCACAGACTCCCAGAGCGCTACCTCCATGTCAAGCACGGAGTAGAACAATAGGTAAGGATTGGAGGGAGGTGGAAACTTCCTAGAGTCTGAAGGGAGCCCCACCTGCaccatcctttcttttttcagatgTGCCCCTTGGAATGAAGGagcacagaccccccccccccccccccccccccgcccgagATGCCGAAGCTCATTCATGCCTGCTTTGTGTTGCATAAAGCTGAGTAAACTGGTGCTGGTAACTTACTATAGTCTTTCAGTCTTGTCACCTCTGCACTCAGGACCACAGGATAATGAGTCAGTGGTTATGCAACATACTGTGTGTTTAATCCTTGCAAACATAAATTCTGTTCTCTTGTATAAAGTTACAACTTATTCTTTTCTCAGTTAAGCCTTCAGGTATAAGATGTTACGTTGATGGATCAGAAGAAATTGGAAATGACTTTAAACTAAAATGTGAACCTAAAGAAGGTTCACTTCCGTTAAATTATGAATGGCAGAAATTGTCCAACTCACAGAAACTGCCCACCTCATGGTTACCAGGTACTGGTGATATTACAATTTGTACTATATGCCATTGGTTTGGACTTAGTTCTAgtagtgggggaggagggtgtatggtatatatattttgaaatgccCAGATACCTTCTCTTTTCTGTACAAACAAGATTCCATGAGAATTAGTCAATGTTTTACAATAACAACTTAGCGTCCTGTcatgttaatgaaaatatttttataatctcacTGCTTAGGGTATAATAGTTTCtttgttgtatattttttaattgatagtAATACTGGTGGAAAATATTCACGATCATAATGTAGATAATGGCCTAGTTATAATAAAAGTAGGATCTTGAATGTCTTGCCTAGATTCATGTTGAAGTAGGATTTTTCtccacctctttcttttttcaaactaaGAGGCCAAACTTATATAACCCTTTCTGACTTTATGTTTCTTCCATCTGAGGGGATAAAATAGGTTTTGAAATCTTCCTGCTGCACCAAAGAGCCTTTGTGGgatggaatttttttgttttttcaagtaatctcgatgcccagtgtggggctcagactcctcacaccctgagatcaagagtttgcGTGTTCTACCAATTGAGTCAGTCAGGTGCCCCACTATTTTGTATAATCACCGTGGCTCTGCCTCAGCTGAGACTGTACCTGGCTCGGGCAGTTGTGGACACTGTCGCTTGTGATACAAGTGAACTGGAGGACAATTACGTTggtccttgaacaacacaggtttgaactatgtAGGTCcatttatacatggattttttacagggtactgtaaatgtattttccttatgattttcttagtaacattttctttctagcTTGCTCactgtaagaatatagtatataatacatacaacatacagaACGTGTTAATCGGCTTTTAGGTTATTGTCAGGTTTCCAGTTAAGAGTAGGTAGGCTAATTAAAGTTGCacttcgggggcacctgggtggctcaggcagttgagcgtcagattcttgatttcagctcaggtggtgatctcagggtggtgacatGGCGcttcaggctccaggctcagtggagagtcagctcgagattctctttccccctctccctctgcacctccccccccccactccggcCACgtgtgcacactttctctctcaaaataaagaataaaatctttttaaaaattacagttacATTTcaggggagtcaaaagttacacccTGATCTTTAACTGTGCAGGGGATCAGAATCCTTACACACCTGCCCGCCCCCTGCCATTATTTAAAGAGTCAACTGTGTTTCTATTCTGGAGACAAGCGCATGTCTCTGTGGAAATTTGTTCTGTATCCAGCTTCAGTTTGTCTCACTTTTACCTGGATTGTCAAGCTTAATAGGGTTTGCCTTTACCAAAATCTTATCAATACAATATTGTAAAGATGGGTTTTGCCACATActcccccttttttccccataGAAATGAATTCACCTGTTATATCTGTAAAAAATGCCTCTACTGAGTACTCTGGGACATACAGCTGTACCGTCACAAACAGAGTAGGCTCTGACCAGTGCCAGCTACGCCTGAATGTTGTCCCACGTAAGTACCTTCTTTCTGTTGTGATAACGTTGGTTTGTTGTCTTTATACAGCTTCCTTGGGTTCATTCAGCAAGTGTTTTTGAGGGCAAGGGGATGCTAACTTTGGCAAAGCACTCTGTGACTTGGTTATTAGCTATTCTGAGtcatggaaagggaaaaaatattatattaatacaGCCTTCATTATTGTAAAAACATTAAGAAGGTAAGAGTTGTCAAATCGACTCTTGTATCATATTTAGCCATTATAACAAGTATAAGCTATTTAGAATATTCTCACATGCCAACCAAGATAGATAGCTGtgaatattaaaatcttttaGTCTGATTTCATGATTTTGATGCTTGAAATAGATTATACAGTTCAGAAGAAAGTTCTTTCAGTGGATTTTCCCACTGGACCAAAAACTAACTAATTTGTCTTAAAGTTAATATATGCAATGAAATCATCCATCAGTGTGTATCCTTAACCTTCACTATGACTaggtacagattttttttttttactattaattattttctattaacaTCTTATTTTAGCTTCAAATAGAGCTGGAACAATTGCAGGAGCTATCGTAGGAATTTTGCTTGCTCTAGTGCTCATTGGTCTTATCGTCTTTTGCTGTCGTAAAAAGcgcagagaagaaaaatatgaaaaggaagtTCATCATGATATCAGGTAATTAAGTGACACAAGAGTTGACTGAAATAAACTAGTTGTATTATGTCTCTAAAGCATGAGTTCTCTTAATCATGTGAAGCATTTACCCTATTAGAACTGGATAAAAGCTGTAGCTCTTCCCCTCAATACATTTGAAAACTTTTACTTGTCAAGTTCAAGTGTACGGAATCAACCAAACTCCGTTgtgccctgcctccagccctaattttgaattctgttttaAGAGCTACTACTACAAAATGCTTGTCTTAAGACTGTCTACCTTCTCCCAGTGAAGTGCAGGCATGAAGTTTTCAAAAGCTGATATTGAGGTTTAGAAAGACCTGATAGTATCAAGTGACGTCGGTAGTTCATAGAGCTGTTGgtaatgtgattttattttttaatattctaaactAGTAGATCTTAACTAGAAGTGTGCATTGCATTataggagttttaaaaataacatatgacTTAAATAACATCCAGGAAATAAATTGACATTTGGTAGGTCTGGCTTGGGGTCTGGGCACTTGACTTCTTAAGCGGCACCGGAGGTAACTCAGGTATGTATCTTTGTTAGTGCTTGGTTTGAAAATTCTTATGCTTAAATTCTTAGCTTTTGCAAATTTAAATCCGCTAAGCTTTCAGCTAAGGTCTTAGAGAAgtaattttcataacaaaaacgtttttctatctttttttttttggtagaactATTTCTACAGGTGTTAGTGCCTTATCAGCTATAATGTGTTGGCAGACTATAACTATAGATTATCTTGATCGGTGATAGTAGATTATGAAGAAGTTTGTTCTTTATAAGACAACATTATAGAAtcaattttttgtaaaaattatacattttattatgtatGAAGGTATATACTCTGTAAATGATAGATTTGGGACGAAGACACAGTTCATGACATTGTACCTTTTGTGAtcgcttgtgtgtgtgtgacacacacTTTCATTAATATGATCCTTAGAGGAGCCTTCCTCACCCATATCCATTTTTCATTGCTTGCATAATTGTAGGTTTTTAGAAACTTGTTCTTTGAACTTGTGTTGGGATCTTTGTTTTCTAGGGAAGACGTGCCTCCTCCCAAGAGCCGTACGTCCACCGCCAGAAGCTACATCGGCAGCAATCACTCATCCCTGGGCTCCATGTCTCCCTCCAACATGGAAGGATATTCCAAGACTCAGTATAACCAAGTACCAAGCGAAGACTTTGAACGTACTCCTCAGAGTCCCACTCTCCCACCTGCTAAGGTAGCTGCCCCTAATCTAAGTAGGATGGGAGCGGTGCCTGTGATGATTCCAGCACAGAGCAAGGACGGGTCTATAGTATAGAAGCTGCGTACTTTCCTCTGTGCttttccatgtttcttttctcctcttcaaaTAGGAAGACTGTTCTGTTCTAAATTCTGCTACCAGcctcaaaatatatcaagaagTTAACCGGAAACcaaaaattatacttaaaaagttTTGTTTGGTTACTGAAATAGTGAAGGCATTGAAGTTACTAAAGACAGATTCACCAACTGAAAAAAGATTTCCTTTAAGAGATTGATTTGCTTTCTAATTATCAATACTTAAGGTATAGCACTTTGAATATGAAATCCTGGTGAAGAAATTGGTGAACTTACATGCACCCTAAGTTGATACTTGAATCATGTGAAAGTGGTACTCCCTATTTTCTACCATTATTTTTAGGTTGCCTTTCTCAATTAATTTATGATCCAGTGTCCCCTCTAAATTGGTAAAGAAACATTCATAGCAAAAATACTTATGACACATCtatgtttgttctttttatagcTTCTTTGGAAGCTTATTTAAATATGAGTTTGAGATATCTCTAATAACATAGAAAACACTACAGTGTTCTAGAAATTACTAGTTTTACTTCCGAATCATTCGTAAACCTTGTCTATGAAATGATTTCTAACTATTTAATTGATAGACTGCTATAGGCAACAGGGACGTAGTAAGCTCTTTTATGTGCTAAAATAAAGGAGCTTATCTCTGATTCATTTAGAACATTTGCTGCCAGCTACACACAGCAGTGATAGTAGTTAGTGGTGCAGTAGTGAATATGGGTTTTGTTGATGAGTGATCGGATGCCTTGAGGCCTATGGCCGTCCTCAGAACAATGACCAGTCAGAACAAGGATGGAATATTTTGCAGTTCCCAATGAAATACTAGCCCTTGAAgtgatatttttctaatatgaaaaATTATGACTTTATTATTTGACAGTTATAGTTTGAAATCCCCCAATTATTGGTTccgattttaaaaacattttttccctggTTGGTTCagtgttttgggggtggggttgtGTTGGTGTTGCTTAGTATATGTTCTAGAAACATGTAATCCTAAATTTACCCATTTGAATGCAATTCCTGGAGGATATTTTCTTCATAGACTCAGAATGATGAAATATGTTTTAGGTTAGTAGGTGTCCTCCATCGATTCTGTATTTCAGACTTGGGAGGATGTACAGCTGCTATTGTATGGCCAACATGTCTTTGTATAGTTGCAGAAAATCAAGATGAGCTTTGAAAAGAGTGAGTCTTAGTTTTGTGAAAgtgatttattctttaaaaaaaaaaaaaaaaaaaaagaaacgaaaggAAAAGGAGTAAAAGATATACTCCTAACTGCCAAATGTGTTAAATACTGTTGTAGTAGAAGAAAGTGAGTTTATTGTATTTCCCTTAAGATTGTGAGGGAGTGTGGATATAGTAAATGAGCCAACAGTTTCTTTATAGTAAATAAGGTTTGCAATAAATTA contains:
- the CXADR gene encoding coxsackievirus and adenovirus receptor isoform X2 translates to MALLLRFVLLCGVADFTRSLSITTPDQMIEKAKGETAYLPCKFTLSPEDQGPLDIEWLLSPADNQKVDQVIILYSGDKIYDDYYQDLKGRVHFTSSDLKSGDASINVTNLRLSDIGTYQCKVKKAPGVGNKKIQLTVLVKPSGIRCYVDGSEEIGNDFKLKCEPKEGSLPLNYEWQKLSNSQKLPTSWLPEMNSPVISVKNASTEYSGTYSCTVTNRVGSDQCQLRLNVVPPSNRAGTIAGAIVGILLALVLIGLIVFCCRKKRREEKYEKEVHHDIREDVPPPKSRTSTARSYIGSNHSSLGSMSPSNMEGYSKTQYNQVPSEDFERTPQSPTLPPAKFKYKTDGITVV
- the CXADR gene encoding coxsackievirus and adenovirus receptor isoform X1, whose product is MALLLRFVLLCGVADFTRSLSITTPDQMIEKAKGETAYLPCKFTLSPEDQGPLDIEWLLSPADNQKVDQVIILYSGDKIYDDYYQDLKGRVHFTSSDLKSGDASINVTNLRLSDIGTYQCKVKKAPGVGNKKIQLTVLVKPSGIRCYVDGSEEIGNDFKLKCEPKEGSLPLNYEWQKLSNSQKLPTSWLPEMNSPVISVKNASTEYSGTYSCTVTNRVGSDQCQLRLNVVPPSNRAGTIAGAIVGILLALVLIGLIVFCCRKKRREEKYEKEVHHDIREDVPPPKSRTSTARSYIGSNHSSLGSMSPSNMEGYSKTQYNQVPSEDFERTPQSPTLPPAKVAAPNLSRMGAVPVMIPAQSKDGSIV